The following are encoded in a window of Castanea sativa cultivar Marrone di Chiusa Pesio chromosome 5, ASM4071231v1 genomic DNA:
- the LOC142633303 gene encoding sphingolipid delta(4)-desaturase DES1-like — protein MGGRGEERVEGEGVMATDFFWSYTDEPHASRRRQILSQYPQIKDLFGPDPFALFKIAVVVLLQLWTATLLQNAGWLKILAIAYFFGSFLNHNLFLAIHELSHNLAFSTPVYNRWLGIFANLPIGVPMSVTFQKYHLEHHRFQGVDGIDMDIPSHTEAHLVTNVISKSIWVILQLFFYALRPLFLKPKPPGCWEFINTFIQISLDAFMVYFWGWKSFAYLILSTFVGGGMHPMAGHFISEHYVFNPEQETYSYYGPLNLMTWNVGYHNEHHDFPRIPGNKLYKVKEIAPEYYEGLHSYKSWSQVIYMYVMDRTVGPFSRMKRKVKKTE, from the exons atgggaggCAGAGGGGAAGAGAGAGTGGAAGGTGAAGGAGTAATGGCGACTGACTTTTTCTGGTCGTACACAGATGAACCCCACGCTAGCAGGCGCCGCCAGATTCTCTCTCAGTACCCTCAGATCAAGGATCTTTTTGGTCCTGACCCCTTTGCTCTCTTcaag ATTGCTGTGGTTGTTTTGCTTCAGCTATGGACGGCAACTTTGCTCCAGAATGCTGGTTGGCTGAAGATACTGGCAATAGCCTACTTCTTTGGCTCTTTTCTCAACCACAACCTCTTCTTGGCCATCCATGAGCTCAGCCACAATCTTGCCTTCTCAACCCCAGTATACAACCGTTGGCTTGGGATTTTTGCTAACCTCCCTATTGGTGTACCCATGTCTGTCACCTTTCAAAAATATCACCTTGAGCATCATCGGTTCCAAGGTGTTGATGGCATTGATATGGACATTCCAAGTCACACTGAAGCTCATCTTGTGACAAATGTTATTTCCAAAAGCATATGGGTCATTTTGCAACTCTTCTTCTATGCTCTCCGGCCTCTATTTCTGAAACCAAAGCCTCCTGGTTGTTGGGAATTCATCAACACATTTATTCAGATATCCCTTGATGCATTTATGGTTTACTTTTGGGGATGGAAATCTTTTGCCTATTTGATCCTTTCCACATTTGTTGGGGGTGGGATGCACCCAATGGCTGGTCACTTCATTTCGGAGCATTATGTCTTCAACCCTGAACAGGAGACATATTCTTACTATGGCCCCCTGAATCTTATGACATGGAATGTGGGGTACCACAACGAGCACCATGATTTCCCTAGAATTCCTGGGAACAAGCTGTATAAGGTGAAGGAGATTGCACCTGAGTATTATGAAGGTTTACACTCATATAAATCTTGGAGCCAGGTTATTTATATGTATGTTATGGACCGAACAGTTGGGCCTTTTAGCCGAATGAAGAGGAAGGTAAAGAAAACTGAATag